Within Hyalangium ruber, the genomic segment ACATCGCGTAGAGCCTGCGCGAGGCGCAGCGATCGAACTCGCCGGAGCGGACGAGGAGCTTTCCGAACCCGAGCGGGCCCATCGTGCCATCGCCGTGCTCACCGAGCAGCGTGTACGTCTCGGGCATCGTGTCGAGCATCACCGCTTCCGGGTTGGCCTGGAGCTGCTCGGGGGTGACCGGGGTCAGCAGGGTGTTGGGAAGGAACGCGTTCTTCCAGCGATAGCCCGGCGAGTTGCCGGTGTGCGGGTACTGCCCGGACAGCCACTCTCGCGTGATGCGGTGACGGCCCATGCCCGGGATGAAGGGCCACGGGACGTAGTAGCTCTGGAACGGACTGAAGTCCCACCGCTTGAAGGAGATCGCCGCGGGATCGAGCGTCTTGTGGCAGTGCTGGCACGTTCCGCCGGTGGCGGGATCGGTCTCGAACGGAGGGAAATGCACGTCCGCGGGAGGCGGCGAGAAGCTCTGACAGGCGAATATCTCCAGGAAGCGCGCGGCTCGGACGCGCTCGCGCGGGAAGGAGGACATCGCGCCGATCATGGTGAGCACCCCGGCGGCGGGAAGTCCCTGCGGCGCTTGGGTCGTGGTGCGGGGATCGAAGCGGTAGGTGCGATCGAGACTGCCGGAGCGCGCCCGGTCGCTGGTGAGCGCGAGGTGGAAGGGCTCCAGGTCTTCGACCACGAACTCGCGCCACGCCTGAGGATCGTTCGGCGTGGGGTGCATCGGGTCTCGAGGTGCGTTGTCCGCGTCGGGGCGCCACCACGTCGTGTTCGCGTCCAGCGCGGTGCTGCCCATCTGCCGGCCGAAGCGCACGTACAGCGAGCGCAGCCAGTTGGTTCCCACCGAGTAGTTGCCGATGACGAGGTCCGACAGCGGCCGGTCGTGCCACGCCAGGTGCGCGAAGAGGCGCGCGGGTTCCTCGTACGGGTGGCGCCGTTGAACGTTGAGCGAGTGGTTGCTCGCACTGCCCAGGCCGGCGAGCGGTGCGCACCACACCAGGTTCGGTCCGCAGCCGCACCCGGCGGGCAGCATGGGGTCGTAGTAGCCACCGCTGGCGATGCCGCAGTCGAGCGTCCTCCCCTGGGCGTCGGTGACCTGGGTGACGGAGGAGCCGGCCTTGCCGAGCACCGCGACCGTCGTCCCCGGCGCCCACCAAGGCTCCAGCGTGTGGACTTCGGGCACCGCGGGATTGCCGCTTCCGTCCAGGTCGTTGCACTGCCTACCGGGGTCCGGGAACTCGTTCACATGGTAGTACGCGCCCTGGTGCAGGCTGTTGGCTGGGCAGGTGAAGAGGTGGCCGGCCATGTCGCCCTGGTACGCATCGCCAGAGGCGCCGGTGGTGTACGCACCCACCGCGAGCCACTCGTGCCCGAAGCGCAGCATGCGCTCGTAGAACTTCGGCGAGGCGAGCGCGTCATCGAGCGTCGAGCGCAGGAGTGTTTCCCGGGCTTCGGGCGTGGTCGCGGCCTCCATCGCTTCGTACTGCTCGAGGGTTGGCGTCGTCCCGGTGAGCCCGAGCACGATGCGCCGCAACTGCCGCGTGCCGCTCATCTGGTCGTTGAGAGGCACGGCGGGTGGAGGTGCCTCGGGACCGCATTGCTGGGCGTGCGCGTCGGCCCCGATGAATCCGGACAGAGCGAGCAGCACGGCCACCATGGCCGCGCGCTTCAGGTGCAAGTGCCAGTGCATTCATCGACACTACCGAGCAGCCGGTTTGATGGCAAAGCTTAGCCGCCACACAGGGCCTGACGCGGTGCTTCGTCGTAACGGGCTGCTACCGCGTGTTCCCGCCAGACGCGCTGCGCCGCTATGCGCAGGGCCCCGAGGTAGTATCCCCGGAACTCTGGGGTGATCCGATGGCGGAATGGAAGATGCTGGTGACCATCGTCCACGAGGGCATCTACGTGGACACGATGGGCGTGAAGTCGCCCAAGCAGACGTTCTCGCCAACGGAGATCCAGGACATCAAGGAGGCCTTCGCGGATTTCGCCAAGCACCTTCGAGTTCCTCTGGACTCCATCGGGGTGAGCGAGGGGATGTTCAAGCCGGTCTTCGAGTTCGTCGAGGTGAAGGACGTGCTCACCTGGCAAGCGCGCAAGGAGGACAGCTACGGCCGGGTGCCCGAGCACTCCCAACTCGTGGCGGAGTTTCCCGGCTGGGCCGTCAAGCAGAGCCCGAGCGATGCGGAGAAGTGGTTCGAGCACCTCGTCTGGGCCGACACGCTCTGCTTCGTCTACCCTCGCCCACCCCTGCCTCCAGGCGTGGGGATGATCCTGGCGGATGCCACCTGCATCTGGCTCGAGGGCAAGCCGCTGGTGGGCACCATCAGCGTTCCGCGCGAGCCCGGCAAGGTCAACCGCAAGCACCTGGGCGACATCCTCGTCCACGAGTGGCTCCACGTCGTGGACTCCTTCCTGCGCGCGGCCCACGGCGCCCGCTCGATCAATGGGGTCGACGGCGTGGCGGGTGAGTTCCTCGTCGACTCCTGGCAGGACTTCGATCCAACCTCGACGGACCCTGACAAGCAGTGCAAGACGACCTCACGCACCATCGAGATGCTTCGGCCGCACCCGACCCATTCGGGCACCGATGACATCCGCCCTCGGCACCTCTGCAACCGTGGGGACACCACGACGTGGGATCCGCACCTCCTTGGCACGTACCTGCATGACACCGTCTTTGACGGGGCTCGCAACAACGTCATCCCGAAGGTCACCCGCACGGTTCCCCCACCCACTCCCGGTGATCCCGCGCCCCCTGACAAGGTCTATGCGGGCTATGACTGGGACAAAGAGGACTTCCTGCTGCTCATGTACCAGGATCAGATCCGGCGCACGAAGCCGGCTGACTGGAAGAGCAACCTGGGGCGGTCGAGCGCCAAGCTCACCTTGGACGGGCCGATCTTCGGAGGTGAGCCTGGTGACTTCACGGAGGTCGAGCGGGTGGCGATCACGGCCCTGCTCACTCACCTGCCCCCCGAGGTCCTCAAGGTGCTCTCCAGCGATGGCAGCATCCGCATCATCAAGGGTGAACGCTCCGAGGCCACCGTTCGCCAGTCCTCGTTCCTCGATGCGAGCACGGTGATCATCGACAAGAGCAATGTGCCCTCCACTCCGCTCGATTTGCAGAAGGCGGTGCTGTTCGAGCTGGCCCGCGTCTACCTGCGCAAGCGGGTCGGTGGCAGCAAGGTCCGCGATCAGCTCAAGCGCTTCCCCTGGAGCATCGCCAAGGGGCTGCCCTTCTGGGGCCGTGTGGAGGAGGACTTCGCCCGAGAGTGGGCCCGGCTGACGCCATGGAAGGTGCGTGATCGCGAATGCACCCCTGGGCTGTTCGTCCTATCGCTGCTCTTCGAGCTGATCGGATGGTCGGAGCCCGATGGCTTCTGGGGCCATGCCGACTTTGGCGGGTGGGTGGGGCTGAAGTACGACGACACGAGCACCTTCGCCACCCAGACTCCGCCCCGCGACGTCTATGACGACTTCGCCGACGCCGTGGTTGTCTACGTCTTCGGCGCCGATGCCTATGCGCAAGAGGGCTACTTCAAGAAGACCTCGAATGCGCTCGCCCCGGGTAAGTACGACTTCATCCGCGACAAGGTGATGGCGGGCCGGCAGTACAAGGAGCGGCAGGTTCCTGCCCCGGTCGTCGCGCCTGTTACCCCCACCGCCTCGGGAGGCTTCACGACGAAGGCGGAGCCTTGGCATCCCCTGTCAGAGATCGATGGGGGCATGGCGCCTCCAATCGAGGCGTCTCCCCATGAGTTCTTCGCCACACCCTACCGCCTGCGCCACTCCCCCGGGGGCATGCCCGCGCCTGATCCCGCGATGGTGAAGGCGCTCGCCCACTGGGACCGGGCGCGCGAGGGAAGCCCGCTGCATACCTTGGAGGAAGTGCAGCGGATCCTCCGCGCCATTCCCAAAGAGGAGCCTGTCGAGGACATGGCGGGCATGCTCCGGCTGTTCGCGGCGCATGGCAGCGGGCTGCTGGCTCCAGGGGAGCTGAAGGCCTTGGCTCGGCTCGATGTGCTGATCCTCGCGGATCAGCGCCTGGCGATCGTCGTCTCCGTGGACGCGGCCGGTGCGGTCACCGAGTGCATCATCAGCGATCCTGCCGCGTCCCTGCTGCTGACGCGAGAGACCACGCTGGATCCGCGTCTGGTGCGCTACGTCTGGCGCCCATCCTCCGAGCCTCGGCGCTGGAAGGCGGGAGAGGGCGCGGGCACGGTCGATCTGGATGCGGCGATGCGCTACCTGCTGCGCACCTGCTTCACCGAGAAGGATGCGAAGTACGGCTATGAGCCGCGGACGATGCCGGGCGCGGCGCTGCTGCTGATCCGCGAGTTGCTGCACCCCGCGGGCATCGAGCTGCCTCGGGGGAGCGAGGCAGACCCCCTCGCGGCGCTGCACGCCTTCTGCGAGACGCACGGGCGCGGCTTGGAGAAGCTTGGAAAGGACGTGCGCCCCGGAGATCTCGTCTGGTTCACGGGAGGCGGAGGGGTGGGGATCATCGATCGCGTGGGTGAGGACGGCACGATTCGCTCGGTCATCGCGGGGGGCGCGAAGCTGCCCGATGGCCGCAGCGGGCTCGTGCCGCTCATGCCCGTGGATGCGGGGGTGATCCGGTACGTGTGGCGTCCGAGCCTCACGCCTCGGCGCTGGACAGCCTCGGGCGAGGTCGCCGCACCGCTGTTCGCGGGCGTAGACGCCGCCCTCAATCATTTGGTGGCCAAGGTCGGGCACGAGGAGATCATTCGGGAGCGCTCCGAGGTCTCGGGCAAGGAGATCGGTACGGTGGCCATGCTGGCGCTGCTCGTGGACGGCGGAGGGTCGGAGCTGGCGCGCGCCGCTTTCGCGGAGCTGCCGCTGGGCGGCACCGACGAGGACTTCCGTCGAGTGGTCGCTGATCGGGGCCGTGGCGTTGTGCCTGCTCCCTTGATGTCCGCATTGCCGAGAGGCGCCTTCGTCTGGTTCCACAACGCCCACGTGAAAGGCGAGGCGCCCGTGGGCGCCGTGGCCATCGACATGCGTGACGGGCTCCCCACGAAGCTGGTCGTGCCGGGGGCTCGGCTGGGGCGGACGCCCGCGCTCGCTCTCTACGATGGGCCTGTTGCTCGGGCGGAGCTGCGCTCCGTGTGGCTGCCCTCCGCCGAGCCGCGCACGTTTGCTGCCGACGGCAACGCGGCCTTCGCCTCGTTCTACGGCCGCATCGACGAGGCGCTGCGGCGTGTGCTGCGCTACATCGGCTGGTCCAGCGTGAGTGATGAGAGCGGCACCGAGCGCTACTTCGCCAACCCCATCAGCCTGGCGCAGTTGCTGAGCCGTGACGCGCCCGAGGGGTTACGCGGCGCGCTGTTCGAGCTGGGAAGCGATACCAGCGCGCCGCAGTGGCGGATGGAGCAGTTCGCGCGGTTGCTCGATACCTGGGGTGAAGGGCTGCTCGCTCCCGAGCCCGCGGCGCTCGTGCCGGGCATGTTCGTGTTGCTGCGTGACCGGCGCGGAGCCGTGTTGCTCTCGGTGGATGCCGGGGCGGGCACGCTGGAGGCGCTGGTCTCGGGTCCGGCGCTGGCACATGTGCCCGCTTTGCCCATCTCCTCCATCGAGCACGCCTGGCGCCCTTCGGGTGTCCCCCGTGCCTGGGCGCGGCGCGAGGAGGTGTCGCCCGAGTACCTGAACATCGACGCGCTGCTCAACCGGCTGCGGCGCAACGAGGGGGCCAAGGAGCTCAATACCCAGTACGTGAACACTCCCAGCGGCCTGATCGACTCGGTCCTGTTCCTCGAGTCCGAGTTCGTGACGCCCGCGCTGAAGTCCGCCCTCAAAGAGGTGGCGTGGAACGACAGCGGAACTCTCGGCCTCCTCCGCCTCGCCGAGATGCACGGCCAGGGGGTACGCGCGCTGGGTGAAGGGCCAGTACGTGTCGGAGACTTCTTGTTCCAGGAGCAGAACCTGGGGCTCACCCTGCGAGTCGAGCAGGGCCGGCCCGTGCAGGCCATGTGGACGGGTCGCGTGCTCCAGCGGGGCCCCGTGGAGGCCGCCCGGGTGACGGGGGTGTGGACTCCCTCGGGCACCCGACGCGTGTGGGCGCGCGCCGGAGAGCCTGTCTCCCTGGCGTATTCCAACGTCAACCGCTTCCTCGATTACCTGGTGGGCCATCTGGGGCTGCAGCAGCTTGGCGGCGGCCTCACGGTGAACACTCCCTGCGGCTTCGTGAGTGGACTGGTGCTCAAGAGTGATGCGCTGAGCGCCGCCGTCAGGCAGCGGTTGGAGCAGGGCATTCCGTACTTCTCGGATCCCGCACGCGTGTGCTGGCAGTGCCTCTCCAAGCTTGGCAAGGGGCTGGAGGACTATTCCGGCCAGCCACTCGCCCCAGGCGACCTGGTGCGCACGAAGGGAGACGAGCTGGCCGTGGTGGCGAGTACGCGCGAAGACGGCGGTCCGGTGCGGGCGATCCGGACACAGCACCGCATCACCCTGGGCCACCTGGAGGCGGAAGAGATCGCTTCCTTCTGGCGGCCCGCTCCCTGAGCGCGCTCAACCCGCAGACGCAGAGGAGCCGGAGATGGAAGAGGAGACTTCTTTCTCCGGCGTTCATACAGGAGGGCAGATGATGGCAGCGAAGATCGGAATCATTGGCAAAGGGAACGTGGGAGGCGCCCTGCAGCGCGGACTGGCACGCGCCGGCCACGACGTGAGGGCGGTGGGCAAGGACCCCGAGGCCGTGCGTCAGACGGCGGAGTGGGCGGAGGTGGTGTTCCTGGCAGTGCCTTTCGGCGCGGTGGACGAGACGCTCCGCGAGCTGGGCGAGGCGGTGAACGGCAAGGTCCTGGTGGACACGACGAACGCGCTCACTCCCGACATGCAGCTCGCGCTCGGGTACACCACGAGCGGAGCGGAGGAGCTGCAGAAGAAGGCCGCGCGGGCGACCGTGGTGAAGGCCTTCAACACGGTCTTCTCGAAGCACATGGACACGGGACAGGTGAAGGGCGAGAAGCTCAGCCTGTTCGTCGCCTCCGATGATGCCTCCGCCAAGGAGCGTGTCCTCGGCTTGGGGCGGGACATCGGCTTCGATGCCATCGACGCGGGGCCGCTGCGCAACGCTCGGTGGCTGGAGTCCCTCGCCTATCTCAACATCCAGCTCGGCTACGTGCAGAAGCTGGGGCGCGACATCGGGTTCCGTCTCGTGCGCTGATGCCCCACCCTCTTTAGCTCGACATGGGTGAGCACGTTGCCGGAGGCTGCCACGAGCCTGCCATCGGCGGCGCAATAGGTGAGGCGGCGGGTGGGATTCCCGCCGCCTCTCGTGAAGCGGTGAGACGCGCTTAGAAGACGTACCGCGCGCCGAGCTGGATGCGCCACCGCGACCGGGTGGGGCTCAGGACGACCGACCGCACCGCCGTGGGCTCGGTGAAGCTGTAGATCGGCCGGTTGTTCGCCGTGTCGTAGCCCACCGCGCGGAGGAACTGCGCGCCGTGGGTCTCGAAGTTGGCCTCCTGCTCGAACAGACCCCAGTCGGAGTTGACCAGGTTCAGGACGTTGAAGATGTCCATCTGCAGCTCGAGGTGCTGGCCCTTGACGAACTCCGGGGCGTTCCAGCCCAGCCGCATGTCGAGGATGTTCTGCCACGGGTTGCGGCACGCGCCGCGCCGGACGAAGCCGCCCTTCGCGTCACGGAGGCAGTCCTGGCCATTGATGAAGTTGTTCAGCGCCTCGTACTGCGAAGCATCCTGCAGCGAGATCTGCTCCGCGTTGGCCGGGATGAACGCCACGTCGTTGCCGCTGATGCCGTCCGCGTTGACGTCGCCGTTGACCGTCCAGGTGTACGGCAGGCCCGACTGGCCCACGTAGATGAGGCCGGCGTTGAAGCCCAGGGGCAGCGTGGCGGTCGCGGAGAGGGTGACCCGGTGCGTGCGGTCGAACGCCGACGGCCGGACGTTGCGGTTCTGGATGTCACCGTCGATCGGCGAGAACTGGAAGTTCGAGAGCGCCTGCGAGCTCGTGAGGGACATCCGGTCCACCGCGTTGGTGTAGGTGTAGGCCGCGGTGGCGTCGACGAGGCTCGCGATGTCCTTGCGCAGCTGGAAGGTGCCGCTGAAGACACGCCCGCCGTTCTTGTTGAACACCTTGATCGCCTGGCGGAGGTTGGTGTTGTCGATGCGCTCGGGGGTGGAGCGGAAGCCCGTCGAGGCGAACGTGCCGTAGAGCGCCCGGCCCTCGCCGCTGTCCGACTCCTGGCGCACGAGGTTCTCGTCGGTCGTGTACCAGCCGTTGATGTCCTGCGTGTAGAGCACGTCCACGGTGCTCGTGAGGCCGAAGGGCAGCCGCCGGTCCGCGCCGACCGCCACGCGCAGGTTCTGGAGGTACTTCGTGTCCGGATCGAAGTAGTCGATCTCACCCTGGTTGACGGGCGACTCCGGCGCGTTGGTGCCGCCCGCGCAGTCGAACGGCTGGGCGTTCGGATCCGCGGTGAAGCCCGGGACCTGCCGACTGCCGGTGTCCCGCTGGCACGTCAGCTCCACCTGCGACAGGCCGTTGATGCTGTAGGCGTTGGCGACCCACACGTACGGCGGGCGGCCCGAGAAGACGCCCACGCCGCCGCGCACGATGGTGTTTCCGCCGTCCACGTCCCAGTTCACTCCGAGGCGCGGCGACCACAGGGGGTTGCCGCTCGGCACCTCGCCGGTGTTGATGCGGAACGCTTCGTTCTCCAGCAGGCGCTGGTTGACGTTGCCCGCCGACAGGAACGGCACGTCCACGCGAATGCCGGGGGTGACGCTCAGGCCCTTGAGCGGCGTCCAGGTGTCCTGGAGGTAGAGGCCCAGCTGGAACACGTCGAAGGCGGCGGTGCCGGGCTCCTGGAGCTCGCTGACCCCGAAGCGACGCTGGAACGCGCTCGCGTTGCCGGCCTCGAAGTCATCCAGGCTGTCGAAGGTCCACACGCCGGTGGCCGCCTGCAAGAAGGCGTTGCGCAGCTGCAGAATCTCGTTGGTGGTGCCCAGGGTGATGGCGTGGTCCCCCATCTTGTAGGTGAGGCTGTCCTGCAACTGGTAGATGTTCTGGTCGAGCTCATTGAGCTGCGAGAACCGCTCGGCGCCCGCCGCGAGCCAGGAGTCGGCCGCGCCAAGCGTGCCGGCCTTCACGAGGATCAGCGGGAGGTTCAGGCCGGGGTCGCGCTCGTCGCGGATGATGGAGAAGCCCGCGAGGAACTCGTTGGAGAGCCGGCCGTCCAGCCAGCTGGAGACGAGCTTCGCCCGGCCGATGTGGCTGGCGGTGGCCTGCGCGTAGCCGCTGTTGGACAGCTGGTAGCCATCGCGCATGCGGCCCGGGACGGACGGAGAGGTGGGCGCGCGCGTCAGCTCGTCCTGGAAGGCGTTGACGAAGTTGTAGGACAGCTCCAGGTAGCTGCCCGGGATGACGCTGGTGCTGACCTTGGCGAAGACGTTGCGGTCCGGATTGCCCAGCTTCGGGGCCAGGCCATTGCCCGCGTTCGGGACGCCGTAGGTTTCGGCCAGGATCGACGAGAAGCGATCGGCCTCGGCGCTGGTGAAGCCGGCGCGGGCCGCGTCCGCTTCCGCGTCCGCGCCGCCAATCTGGAACACGTTTCCGAAGGAGGAGGCGCGCTCCTGGAGGTCGGCGGTGATGAAGAAGTGGACCTTGTCCTTGACGATCGGACCGCCCAGGGTGAGGCCGTACTGCCAGGTGTTGTAGCTGAGGAACGTCGGATCCGACTGGTTGCCAGCCAGCTCCTTGTTCTGGAAGTACCCGAAGACCGAGCCGCGGAAGTCGTTGGTGCCGCTCTTGGTGATGGCGTTCACCATGCCGCCGGCGAAGTTGCCGTAGCGCACATCGAACGGGGAGACCTGCACGACGAAGGACTCGATGGCCTCGATCGAGAGGGCCTTGGCGCCGGACTGACCGCCCGGCGTGCCGCTGGCCGAGAGGCCGAAGAGGTCGTTGTAGGAGGCGCCGTCGATCTGGATGTTGTTGAAGCGGTTGTTCTGCCCCGCCATGGAGGTGCCACTTACCTGCGGCGCGGTCGAGATGAGGTCCGTGAAGTTACGTCCCTGGATCGGCAGATCGATCATCTCGTCGCTGCTCAGCGTCTTGGACGGGCCGGTGCGGCCGCGATCCATGAGCTCGTCGGCCTGGGTGCCCACGACGGAGATGGATTCCTCCATGGTCTCCAGCTTGAACAGCTCGACATTGACCTGGAGGCGGTTGGCGAGCACCAGCCGCATGTCGGTGCGCTTGCGGCCGTAGAAGCCCTCGGAGCTGACCGTCAGGGTGTAGGGGCCGCCCGGGGGCACGTTGTCGAACAGGTACTCGCCGGACGAGTCACTGACCGCGGTGAAGTTCGCACCCGTTGATTCGTTGCGGAGCTCGACCACCGCATCCGGGAGCGGCTTGCCCTCCGTGGTGGTGATCGTTCCGGTGAGTGCTGCTCCGGTGACGCCCTGGGCCAGTGCCGTGGATGCGATGGCCAGGGTTCCGATGACGAGGGCGAGCCTCAGGCGTGATGGACGAAGCGGGTTGTCCAAGTGACCCCTCCTGATACGTGAAGCGGTGGACTGCGGATGTGCTGGGTTCCGCCTGCCGTCTAGTACCTTGGTTGGCGTTGTAAAAGGCCAAAGAGGTGACGGGCGGGTGACAATGCAATCCTACCTGGGGAGCGGGTTGACCCAGGGTGTTCCAATATGGCGCACACGGCCCCGTAGGTCGGGTGAGTTTTGTCTGTTAATCCCGTGAGACCGGGAACTCTGGCATCACGGAGACATGACGATGGTGCCCAGATCCTGGATTTGGACCCCCTCGGGGAAGTCGGGGGCCGTGCGCAGCACCGGTTGGAGCCCCGGCGCGGACAGCTCGATCCGCTCCTGTCCCGGCTGCTGGATGAGGAGGGAGATTTCCCCATCCTCGCGCCGCACCTCGCGCCCGTTCATCCGGAAGTGCGTCACGGGTGAGCCATCCAGGTGTACCAGTCGGCCGGTGACGAACACGCCTCGTCCGATCACGAGCCGGACCTCCTGGCCATCGTTCTTCACCCGGGCGCAGCGCGCCTCTCCATGCACCTCCGTGAGCAGGGAGAAGACGTCGCTGTGGATGCACGCATCGAACTGCTCGCCCGAGATCTGCTCCAACGAGAACCGGCCGTCTTCATCGGTCTTCATGCTCAGCTGGACCAGGTACCCCGATCTCCGGATGACAGGCATTGGCGCGGGCTGCACCTGCACGGGCACTTGCGGCACGGGGCGGCCCCTCCAGTCCACCACCCTGCCCGTGAGGGGACGGCCCTTCTCGAAGCGCAGCCGCACCTGGGGCTCGCTCGTCTCATTCACCTCGACCGTTTGGGAGGCGGTGCGCACGAAGCTCCGCGAGAACAGGTCGGCCGTGACCGTGTAGCGGCCCGCGGTGTCGACATGGATCAGGAACCTTCCCTCCCCGTTCGTCTCGTCATGGGCCAGCGGCTTCTCTTCCGAGGCGTCCTGCTCGGCCCAGATGCCCACATGGACTCCCGGCAGCGGCATGCCCGTCTCATCCACCACCTCGCCCGCGATGCGCATCAGCCGCTGCGCTACGATCCGCAGCGGATCCGTCGGGACGGTGAGGGGTCTCTCCAGGCGGTGGACCTGCTTTCCATCGACCCGCAGCTGGTACTCACCTGCCTGGCTGGCCGGGAGCGAGAAGCGCCCATCCTCGCCGGTGGAGGTCATCTCCCAGCCATGTTCCTCGTCGAGCCGGCGAAGCGTCATGGTTTCGCCCTGCACCGGCTGGCCCTGGGAGTCTTCCAGGACGCCCTCCACGAGCAGGGCGCGCTTCAGGATGAAGTCCAGCGTCTCCTTGCCCGGCGAGAAAGGCCGCGCCTCTTCCTCGCTCGTCAGGTGCTGCGTGTCAGTGGCCTGAAGGCGGTACAAGCCTGGGGGCAGCGGCCCCAAGCGGTAGCGCCCCGCGTCATCCGTGGATTCGGTGGTCTTCCACTCGAAGTCCTTCACGAGCTCGAAGTCTCCCCAGTCCTCCAAGAAGGCCGAGACCTCAGCGCCCGCGAGCGGCTTCTGGTCCTCGCCTCGGACCACCCCCTCGATGAAGACGGCGGGCTTCAGCTCCAGCAGGACGTCCAGGCGCTGAGGGTTCTCATCCAGGGAGAGGTACGTCGTCGCCCCCTTTCCCTGATGCTGGGCGGTGAGCGAATACGCCTGGCGCCCCAGTCCGTCGAAGGAGAAGCGGCCCTCCCCGTCCGTGAGGGTCGAGGCCTTCTGGCCGTACGGATCGGTGAGGTGGACTGTCGCCGCGGCCACGGGGGCGTTCGCGAGCAGGACACGACCGCTCATCCTCCCAGGTCGCTGGAGTTCGAAGTTCCGCTCGGACGCGGGCAGGTAGAGCCAGAGCGGGCTCGCCTTCGTGAGCAGGCCCTCCTTGGCGACGACGGCCATGAACTGTCCGGGGGGGAGTGCGTCGAGATGGTAGTTCCCCTCGGCGTCGGTCAAGGTCTCGTAGAAGCGGCTGTGCGCCGCGAAGACGAGCGTGACGAGCGCTCCCGGGACAGGGGCCTTGGCATCATCCGTGACGGTGCCCCAGACCTTGCGCCCCGAGCCGATCCGCAGCTCCACGGACGAGGTCCCCGCGGCCACGGTGGGCCTGAACGCCAGACCCTCCGGACTCTCCGCCCACACGGCGTACAGCCCGTCCTCCAGGCC encodes:
- a CDS encoding MSCRAMM family protein; translated protein: MTPSPFGGASRRIGWKLAAGLVLLGAGVWFLLPSRPGSEKPASGSAHTTDAPVTRVRPSVLQGAPPGGSSEDARLTIQGTVLGPNGPLHGARVFASATVEGESLSTLRCGSISSLRLFECLRGEEADRLAELVKERRGEAIVHARTLTAEDGSFLLPGLEDGLYAVWAESPEGLAFRPTVAAGTSSVELRIGSGRKVWGTVTDDAKAPVPGALVTLVFAAHSRFYETLTDAEGNYHLDALPPGQFMAVVAKEGLLTKASPLWLYLPASERNFELQRPGRMSGRVLLANAPVAAATVHLTDPYGQKASTLTDGEGRFSFDGLGRQAYSLTAQHQGKGATTYLSLDENPQRLDVLLELKPAVFIEGVVRGEDQKPLAGAEVSAFLEDWGDFELVKDFEWKTTESTDDAGRYRLGPLPPGLYRLQATDTQHLTSEEEARPFSPGKETLDFILKRALLVEGVLEDSQGQPVQGETMTLRRLDEEHGWEMTSTGEDGRFSLPASQAGEYQLRVDGKQVHRLERPLTVPTDPLRIVAQRLMRIAGEVVDETGMPLPGVHVGIWAEQDASEEKPLAHDETNGEGRFLIHVDTAGRYTVTADLFSRSFVRTASQTVEVNETSEPQVRLRFEKGRPLTGRVVDWRGRPVPQVPVQVQPAPMPVIRRSGYLVQLSMKTDEDGRFSLEQISGEQFDACIHSDVFSLLTEVHGEARCARVKNDGQEVRLVIGRGVFVTGRLVHLDGSPVTHFRMNGREVRREDGEISLLIQQPGQERIELSAPGLQPVLRTAPDFPEGVQIQDLGTIVMSP
- a CDS encoding TonB-dependent receptor, yielding MDNPLRPSRLRLALVIGTLAIASTALAQGVTGAALTGTITTTEGKPLPDAVVELRNESTGANFTAVSDSSGEYLFDNVPPGGPYTLTVSSEGFYGRKRTDMRLVLANRLQVNVELFKLETMEESISVVGTQADELMDRGRTGPSKTLSSDEMIDLPIQGRNFTDLISTAPQVSGTSMAGQNNRFNNIQIDGASYNDLFGLSASGTPGGQSGAKALSIEAIESFVVQVSPFDVRYGNFAGGMVNAITKSGTNDFRGSVFGYFQNKELAGNQSDPTFLSYNTWQYGLTLGGPIVKDKVHFFITADLQERASSFGNVFQIGGADAEADAARAGFTSAEADRFSSILAETYGVPNAGNGLAPKLGNPDRNVFAKVSTSVIPGSYLELSYNFVNAFQDELTRAPTSPSVPGRMRDGYQLSNSGYAQATASHIGRAKLVSSWLDGRLSNEFLAGFSIIRDERDPGLNLPLILVKAGTLGAADSWLAAGAERFSQLNELDQNIYQLQDSLTYKMGDHAITLGTTNEILQLRNAFLQAATGVWTFDSLDDFEAGNASAFQRRFGVSELQEPGTAAFDVFQLGLYLQDTWTPLKGLSVTPGIRVDVPFLSAGNVNQRLLENEAFRINTGEVPSGNPLWSPRLGVNWDVDGGNTIVRGGVGVFSGRPPYVWVANAYSINGLSQVELTCQRDTGSRQVPGFTADPNAQPFDCAGGTNAPESPVNQGEIDYFDPDTKYLQNLRVAVGADRRLPFGLTSTVDVLYTQDINGWYTTDENLVRQESDSGEGRALYGTFASTGFRSTPERIDNTNLRQAIKVFNKNGGRVFSGTFQLRKDIASLVDATAAYTYTNAVDRMSLTSSQALSNFQFSPIDGDIQNRNVRPSAFDRTHRVTLSATATLPLGFNAGLIYVGQSGLPYTWTVNGDVNADGISGNDVAFIPANAEQISLQDASQYEALNNFINGQDCLRDAKGGFVRRGACRNPWQNILDMRLGWNAPEFVKGQHLELQMDIFNVLNLVNSDWGLFEQEANFETHGAQFLRAVGYDTANNRPIYSFTEPTAVRSVVLSPTRSRWRIQLGARYVF
- a CDS encoding NADPH-dependent F420 reductase, whose translation is MAAKIGIIGKGNVGGALQRGLARAGHDVRAVGKDPEAVRQTAEWAEVVFLAVPFGAVDETLRELGEAVNGKVLVDTTNALTPDMQLALGYTTSGAEELQKKAARATVVKAFNTVFSKHMDTGQVKGEKLSLFVASDDASAKERVLGLGRDIGFDAIDAGPLRNARWLESLAYLNIQLGYVQKLGRDIGFRLVR